One window of Papio anubis isolate 15944 chromosome 10, Panubis1.0, whole genome shotgun sequence genomic DNA carries:
- the NDUFS1 gene encoding NADH-ubiquinone oxidoreductase 75 kDa subunit, mitochondrial isoform X1, with translation MLRIPVRKALVGLSKSPKGCVRTTATAASNLIEVFVDGQSVMVEPGTTVLQACEKVGMQIPRFCYHERLSVAGNCRMCLVEIEKAPKVVAACAMPVMKGWNILTNSEKSKKAREGVMEFLLANHPLDCPICDQGGECDLQDQSMMFGNDRSRFLEGKRAVEDKNIGPLVKTIMTRCIQCTRCIRFASEIAGVDDLGTTGRGNDMQVGTYIEKMFMSELSGNIIDICPVGALTSKPYAFTARPWETRKTESIDVMDAVGSNIVVSTRTGEVMRILPRMHEDINEEWISDKTRFAYDGLKRQRLTEPMIRNEKGLLTYTSWEDALSRVAGMLQSFQGKDVAAIAGGLVDAEALVALKDLLNRVDSDTLCTEEVFPTAGAGTDLRSNYLLNTTIAGVEEADVVLLVGTNPRFEAPLFNARIRKSWLHNDLKVALIGSPVDLTYRYDHLGDSPKILQDIASGSHPFSQVLKEAKKPMVVLGSSALQRNDGAAILAAVSSIAQKIRMTSGVTGDWKVMNILHRIASQVAALDLGYKPGVEAIRKNPPKVLFLLGADGGCITRQDLPKDCFIIYQGHHGDVGAPIADVILPGAAYTEKSATYVNTEGRAQQTKVAVTPPGLAREDWKIIRALSEIAGITLPYDTLDQVRNRLEEVSPNLVRYDDIEGANYFQQANELSKLVNQQLLADPLVPPQLTIKDFYMTDSISRASQTMAKCVKAVTEGAQAVEEPSIC, from the exons atgTTGAGGATACCTGTAAGAAAGGCCTTAGTAGGCCTTTCTAAATCTCCTAAAGGATGTG TTCGAACAACTGCCACAGCAGCAAGCAACTTGATTGAAGTATTTGTTGATGGTCAGTCTGTCATGGTGGAACCGGGAACGACCGTCCTCCAA gCTTGTGAGAAGGTTGGCATGCAGATCCCTCGATTCTGTTATCATGAAAGGTTGTCTGTTGCTGGAAActgcaggatgtgccttgttgAAATTGAGAAAGCCCCCAAG GTTGTAGCTGCTTGTGCCATGCCAGTAATGAAGGGCTGGAATATCCTAACAAACTCAGAAAAATCCAAGAAAGCCAG GGAAGGTGTGATGGAGTTCTTATTAGCAAATCACCCACTGGACTGTCCTATTTGTGACCAGGGAGGTGAATGTGATCTGCAG GACCAGTCCATGATGTTTGGAAATGATAGGAGTCGATTTTTAGAGGGGAAACGTGCTGTGGAAGACAAGAACATTGGGCCATTGGTAAAGACCATCATGACAAGATGTATACAGTGTACTCGCTGCATCag GTTTGCAAGTGAGATTGCAGGAGTAGATGATTTGGGAACAACAGGCAGAGGAAATGATATGCAAGTTGGCACATACATTGAAAAGATGTTCATGTCTGAACTGTCTGGGAATATCATTGATATCTGCCCTGTAGGTGCCCTAACCTCTAAGCCCTATGCCTTTACTGCCCGGCCTTGGGAAACaag AAAGACAGAATCCATTGATGTAATGGATGCAGTTGGAAGTAATATTGTGGTTAGCACAAGAACTGGAGAAGTGATGAGGATTTTGCCACGTATGCATGAGGACATCAATGAAGAGTGGATCTCTGATAAAACCAG atTTGCCTATGATGGGCTAAAACGTCAAAGACTTACCGAGCCGatgatcagaaatgaaaaagggctTTTAACCTATACTTCTTGGGAGGATGCACTCTCTCGTGTAGCTGGAATg TTGCAGAGTTTTCAAGGCAAAGATGTGGCAGCAATTGCAGGTGGCTTGGTGGATGCTGAAGCCCTAGTAGCTCTCAAAGATTTACTTAATAGAGTGGACTCTGACACCTTATGCACTGAAGAGGTCTTCCCCACTGCAGGAGCTGG CACAGATTTGCGTTCCAATTATCTTCTTAATACTACAATTGCTGGTGTGGAAGAGGCAGATGTTGTACTTCTGGTTGGTACAAATCCACGTTTTGAGGCACCACTGTTTAATGCTAGAATTCGAAAGAG cTGGCTGCATAATGACTTAAAAGTGGCCCTTATAGGCAGTCCAGTGGACCTCACTTACAGATATGACCACCTGGGAGACTCCCCCAAAATTCTTCAAGACATTGCTTCGGGAAGTCATCCATTTAGCCAG gtccTAAAGGAAGCTAAAAAACCAATGGTGGTTTTAGGCAGTTCTGCACTCCAAAGAAATGATGGAGCAGCAATTCTTGCAGCTGTCTCTAGCATTGCACAAAAGATTCGGATGACTAGTGGTGTTACTGGCGATTGGAAAGTTATGAATATCCTTCATAG GATTGCAAGTCAAGTAGCTGCTTTGGACCTTGGCTATAAACCTGGGGTGGAAGCAATTCGGAAGAACCCTCCCAAGGTGCTGTTTCTCCTGGGAGCAGATGGAGGTTGTATCACACGACAGGATTTGCCAAAGGATTGTTTCATTATTTATCAAG GACATCATGGTGATGTTGGGGCTCCCATAGCTGATGTTATTCTCCCAGGAGCTGCTTACACAGAGAAGTCTGCTACATATGTCAACACTGAGGGTAGAGCTCAGCAGACTAAGGTAGCAGTGACACCTCCTGGCTTGGCAAGAGAAGACTGGAAAATTATAAGAGCACTCTCTGAG ATTGCTGGAATAACTCTTCCATATGATACTCTGGATCAAGTAAGGAACAGATTGGAAGAAGTCTCTCCTAATCTTGTTCGATATGATGATATTGAAGGGGCTAATTACTTCCAGCAAGCAAATGAGCTCTCAAAG CTAGTGAACCAGCAGCTTCTTGCTGACCCACTTGTTCCACCTCAGCTAACTATAAAAGACTTCTACATGACAG
- the NDUFS1 gene encoding NADH-ubiquinone oxidoreductase 75 kDa subunit, mitochondrial isoform X2, producing the protein MLRIPVRKALVGLSKSPKGCVRTTATAASNLIEVFVDGQSVMVEPGTTVLQACEKVGMQIPRFCYHERLSVAGNCRMCLVEIEKAPKVVAACAMPVMKGWNILTNSEKSKKAREGVMEFLLANHPLDCPICDQGGECDLQDQSMMFGNDRSRFLEGKRAVEDKNIGPLVKTIMTRCIQCTRCIRFASEIAGVDDLGTTGRGNDMQVGTYIEKMFMSELSGNIIDICPVGALTSKPYAFTARPWETRKTESIDVMDAVGSNIVVSTRTGEVMRILPRMHEDINEEWISDKTRFAYDGLKRQRLTEPMIRNEKGLLTYTSWEDALSRVAGMLQSFQGKDVAAIAGGLVDAEALVALKDLLNRVDSDTLCTEEVFPTAGAGWLHNDLKVALIGSPVDLTYRYDHLGDSPKILQDIASGSHPFSQVLKEAKKPMVVLGSSALQRNDGAAILAAVSSIAQKIRMTSGVTGDWKVMNILHRIASQVAALDLGYKPGVEAIRKNPPKVLFLLGADGGCITRQDLPKDCFIIYQGHHGDVGAPIADVILPGAAYTEKSATYVNTEGRAQQTKVAVTPPGLAREDWKIIRALSEIAGITLPYDTLDQVRNRLEEVSPNLVRYDDIEGANYFQQANELSKLVNQQLLADPLVPPQLTIKDFYMTDSISRASQTMAKCVKAVTEGAQAVEEPSIC; encoded by the exons atgTTGAGGATACCTGTAAGAAAGGCCTTAGTAGGCCTTTCTAAATCTCCTAAAGGATGTG TTCGAACAACTGCCACAGCAGCAAGCAACTTGATTGAAGTATTTGTTGATGGTCAGTCTGTCATGGTGGAACCGGGAACGACCGTCCTCCAA gCTTGTGAGAAGGTTGGCATGCAGATCCCTCGATTCTGTTATCATGAAAGGTTGTCTGTTGCTGGAAActgcaggatgtgccttgttgAAATTGAGAAAGCCCCCAAG GTTGTAGCTGCTTGTGCCATGCCAGTAATGAAGGGCTGGAATATCCTAACAAACTCAGAAAAATCCAAGAAAGCCAG GGAAGGTGTGATGGAGTTCTTATTAGCAAATCACCCACTGGACTGTCCTATTTGTGACCAGGGAGGTGAATGTGATCTGCAG GACCAGTCCATGATGTTTGGAAATGATAGGAGTCGATTTTTAGAGGGGAAACGTGCTGTGGAAGACAAGAACATTGGGCCATTGGTAAAGACCATCATGACAAGATGTATACAGTGTACTCGCTGCATCag GTTTGCAAGTGAGATTGCAGGAGTAGATGATTTGGGAACAACAGGCAGAGGAAATGATATGCAAGTTGGCACATACATTGAAAAGATGTTCATGTCTGAACTGTCTGGGAATATCATTGATATCTGCCCTGTAGGTGCCCTAACCTCTAAGCCCTATGCCTTTACTGCCCGGCCTTGGGAAACaag AAAGACAGAATCCATTGATGTAATGGATGCAGTTGGAAGTAATATTGTGGTTAGCACAAGAACTGGAGAAGTGATGAGGATTTTGCCACGTATGCATGAGGACATCAATGAAGAGTGGATCTCTGATAAAACCAG atTTGCCTATGATGGGCTAAAACGTCAAAGACTTACCGAGCCGatgatcagaaatgaaaaagggctTTTAACCTATACTTCTTGGGAGGATGCACTCTCTCGTGTAGCTGGAATg TTGCAGAGTTTTCAAGGCAAAGATGTGGCAGCAATTGCAGGTGGCTTGGTGGATGCTGAAGCCCTAGTAGCTCTCAAAGATTTACTTAATAGAGTGGACTCTGACACCTTATGCACTGAAGAGGTCTTCCCCACTGCAGGAGCTGG cTGGCTGCATAATGACTTAAAAGTGGCCCTTATAGGCAGTCCAGTGGACCTCACTTACAGATATGACCACCTGGGAGACTCCCCCAAAATTCTTCAAGACATTGCTTCGGGAAGTCATCCATTTAGCCAG gtccTAAAGGAAGCTAAAAAACCAATGGTGGTTTTAGGCAGTTCTGCACTCCAAAGAAATGATGGAGCAGCAATTCTTGCAGCTGTCTCTAGCATTGCACAAAAGATTCGGATGACTAGTGGTGTTACTGGCGATTGGAAAGTTATGAATATCCTTCATAG GATTGCAAGTCAAGTAGCTGCTTTGGACCTTGGCTATAAACCTGGGGTGGAAGCAATTCGGAAGAACCCTCCCAAGGTGCTGTTTCTCCTGGGAGCAGATGGAGGTTGTATCACACGACAGGATTTGCCAAAGGATTGTTTCATTATTTATCAAG GACATCATGGTGATGTTGGGGCTCCCATAGCTGATGTTATTCTCCCAGGAGCTGCTTACACAGAGAAGTCTGCTACATATGTCAACACTGAGGGTAGAGCTCAGCAGACTAAGGTAGCAGTGACACCTCCTGGCTTGGCAAGAGAAGACTGGAAAATTATAAGAGCACTCTCTGAG ATTGCTGGAATAACTCTTCCATATGATACTCTGGATCAAGTAAGGAACAGATTGGAAGAAGTCTCTCCTAATCTTGTTCGATATGATGATATTGAAGGGGCTAATTACTTCCAGCAAGCAAATGAGCTCTCAAAG CTAGTGAACCAGCAGCTTCTTGCTGACCCACTTGTTCCACCTCAGCTAACTATAAAAGACTTCTACATGACAG
- the NDUFS1 gene encoding NADH-ubiquinone oxidoreductase 75 kDa subunit, mitochondrial isoform X4: protein MQIPRFCYHERLSVAGNCRMCLVEIEKAPKVVAACAMPVMKGWNILTNSEKSKKAREGVMEFLLANHPLDCPICDQGGECDLQDQSMMFGNDRSRFLEGKRAVEDKNIGPLVKTIMTRCIQCTRCIRFASEIAGVDDLGTTGRGNDMQVGTYIEKMFMSELSGNIIDICPVGALTSKPYAFTARPWETRKTESIDVMDAVGSNIVVSTRTGEVMRILPRMHEDINEEWISDKTRFAYDGLKRQRLTEPMIRNEKGLLTYTSWEDALSRVAGMLQSFQGKDVAAIAGGLVDAEALVALKDLLNRVDSDTLCTEEVFPTAGAGTDLRSNYLLNTTIAGVEEADVVLLVGTNPRFEAPLFNARIRKSWLHNDLKVALIGSPVDLTYRYDHLGDSPKILQDIASGSHPFSQVLKEAKKPMVVLGSSALQRNDGAAILAAVSSIAQKIRMTSGVTGDWKVMNILHRIASQVAALDLGYKPGVEAIRKNPPKVLFLLGADGGCITRQDLPKDCFIIYQGHHGDVGAPIADVILPGAAYTEKSATYVNTEGRAQQTKVAVTPPGLAREDWKIIRALSEIAGITLPYDTLDQVRNRLEEVSPNLVRYDDIEGANYFQQANELSKLVNQQLLADPLVPPQLTIKDFYMTDSISRASQTMAKCVKAVTEGAQAVEEPSIC from the exons ATGCAGATCCCTCGATTCTGTTATCATGAAAGGTTGTCTGTTGCTGGAAActgcaggatgtgccttgttgAAATTGAGAAAGCCCCCAAG GTTGTAGCTGCTTGTGCCATGCCAGTAATGAAGGGCTGGAATATCCTAACAAACTCAGAAAAATCCAAGAAAGCCAG GGAAGGTGTGATGGAGTTCTTATTAGCAAATCACCCACTGGACTGTCCTATTTGTGACCAGGGAGGTGAATGTGATCTGCAG GACCAGTCCATGATGTTTGGAAATGATAGGAGTCGATTTTTAGAGGGGAAACGTGCTGTGGAAGACAAGAACATTGGGCCATTGGTAAAGACCATCATGACAAGATGTATACAGTGTACTCGCTGCATCag GTTTGCAAGTGAGATTGCAGGAGTAGATGATTTGGGAACAACAGGCAGAGGAAATGATATGCAAGTTGGCACATACATTGAAAAGATGTTCATGTCTGAACTGTCTGGGAATATCATTGATATCTGCCCTGTAGGTGCCCTAACCTCTAAGCCCTATGCCTTTACTGCCCGGCCTTGGGAAACaag AAAGACAGAATCCATTGATGTAATGGATGCAGTTGGAAGTAATATTGTGGTTAGCACAAGAACTGGAGAAGTGATGAGGATTTTGCCACGTATGCATGAGGACATCAATGAAGAGTGGATCTCTGATAAAACCAG atTTGCCTATGATGGGCTAAAACGTCAAAGACTTACCGAGCCGatgatcagaaatgaaaaagggctTTTAACCTATACTTCTTGGGAGGATGCACTCTCTCGTGTAGCTGGAATg TTGCAGAGTTTTCAAGGCAAAGATGTGGCAGCAATTGCAGGTGGCTTGGTGGATGCTGAAGCCCTAGTAGCTCTCAAAGATTTACTTAATAGAGTGGACTCTGACACCTTATGCACTGAAGAGGTCTTCCCCACTGCAGGAGCTGG CACAGATTTGCGTTCCAATTATCTTCTTAATACTACAATTGCTGGTGTGGAAGAGGCAGATGTTGTACTTCTGGTTGGTACAAATCCACGTTTTGAGGCACCACTGTTTAATGCTAGAATTCGAAAGAG cTGGCTGCATAATGACTTAAAAGTGGCCCTTATAGGCAGTCCAGTGGACCTCACTTACAGATATGACCACCTGGGAGACTCCCCCAAAATTCTTCAAGACATTGCTTCGGGAAGTCATCCATTTAGCCAG gtccTAAAGGAAGCTAAAAAACCAATGGTGGTTTTAGGCAGTTCTGCACTCCAAAGAAATGATGGAGCAGCAATTCTTGCAGCTGTCTCTAGCATTGCACAAAAGATTCGGATGACTAGTGGTGTTACTGGCGATTGGAAAGTTATGAATATCCTTCATAG GATTGCAAGTCAAGTAGCTGCTTTGGACCTTGGCTATAAACCTGGGGTGGAAGCAATTCGGAAGAACCCTCCCAAGGTGCTGTTTCTCCTGGGAGCAGATGGAGGTTGTATCACACGACAGGATTTGCCAAAGGATTGTTTCATTATTTATCAAG GACATCATGGTGATGTTGGGGCTCCCATAGCTGATGTTATTCTCCCAGGAGCTGCTTACACAGAGAAGTCTGCTACATATGTCAACACTGAGGGTAGAGCTCAGCAGACTAAGGTAGCAGTGACACCTCCTGGCTTGGCAAGAGAAGACTGGAAAATTATAAGAGCACTCTCTGAG ATTGCTGGAATAACTCTTCCATATGATACTCTGGATCAAGTAAGGAACAGATTGGAAGAAGTCTCTCCTAATCTTGTTCGATATGATGATATTGAAGGGGCTAATTACTTCCAGCAAGCAAATGAGCTCTCAAAG CTAGTGAACCAGCAGCTTCTTGCTGACCCACTTGTTCCACCTCAGCTAACTATAAAAGACTTCTACATGACAG
- the NDUFS1 gene encoding NADH-ubiquinone oxidoreductase 75 kDa subunit, mitochondrial isoform X3 — protein MKACEKVGMQIPRFCYHERLSVAGNCRMCLVEIEKAPKVVAACAMPVMKGWNILTNSEKSKKAREGVMEFLLANHPLDCPICDQGGECDLQDQSMMFGNDRSRFLEGKRAVEDKNIGPLVKTIMTRCIQCTRCIRFASEIAGVDDLGTTGRGNDMQVGTYIEKMFMSELSGNIIDICPVGALTSKPYAFTARPWETRKTESIDVMDAVGSNIVVSTRTGEVMRILPRMHEDINEEWISDKTRFAYDGLKRQRLTEPMIRNEKGLLTYTSWEDALSRVAGMLQSFQGKDVAAIAGGLVDAEALVALKDLLNRVDSDTLCTEEVFPTAGAGTDLRSNYLLNTTIAGVEEADVVLLVGTNPRFEAPLFNARIRKSWLHNDLKVALIGSPVDLTYRYDHLGDSPKILQDIASGSHPFSQVLKEAKKPMVVLGSSALQRNDGAAILAAVSSIAQKIRMTSGVTGDWKVMNILHRIASQVAALDLGYKPGVEAIRKNPPKVLFLLGADGGCITRQDLPKDCFIIYQGHHGDVGAPIADVILPGAAYTEKSATYVNTEGRAQQTKVAVTPPGLAREDWKIIRALSEIAGITLPYDTLDQVRNRLEEVSPNLVRYDDIEGANYFQQANELSKLVNQQLLADPLVPPQLTIKDFYMTDSISRASQTMAKCVKAVTEGAQAVEEPSIC, from the exons ATGAAG gCTTGTGAGAAGGTTGGCATGCAGATCCCTCGATTCTGTTATCATGAAAGGTTGTCTGTTGCTGGAAActgcaggatgtgccttgttgAAATTGAGAAAGCCCCCAAG GTTGTAGCTGCTTGTGCCATGCCAGTAATGAAGGGCTGGAATATCCTAACAAACTCAGAAAAATCCAAGAAAGCCAG GGAAGGTGTGATGGAGTTCTTATTAGCAAATCACCCACTGGACTGTCCTATTTGTGACCAGGGAGGTGAATGTGATCTGCAG GACCAGTCCATGATGTTTGGAAATGATAGGAGTCGATTTTTAGAGGGGAAACGTGCTGTGGAAGACAAGAACATTGGGCCATTGGTAAAGACCATCATGACAAGATGTATACAGTGTACTCGCTGCATCag GTTTGCAAGTGAGATTGCAGGAGTAGATGATTTGGGAACAACAGGCAGAGGAAATGATATGCAAGTTGGCACATACATTGAAAAGATGTTCATGTCTGAACTGTCTGGGAATATCATTGATATCTGCCCTGTAGGTGCCCTAACCTCTAAGCCCTATGCCTTTACTGCCCGGCCTTGGGAAACaag AAAGACAGAATCCATTGATGTAATGGATGCAGTTGGAAGTAATATTGTGGTTAGCACAAGAACTGGAGAAGTGATGAGGATTTTGCCACGTATGCATGAGGACATCAATGAAGAGTGGATCTCTGATAAAACCAG atTTGCCTATGATGGGCTAAAACGTCAAAGACTTACCGAGCCGatgatcagaaatgaaaaagggctTTTAACCTATACTTCTTGGGAGGATGCACTCTCTCGTGTAGCTGGAATg TTGCAGAGTTTTCAAGGCAAAGATGTGGCAGCAATTGCAGGTGGCTTGGTGGATGCTGAAGCCCTAGTAGCTCTCAAAGATTTACTTAATAGAGTGGACTCTGACACCTTATGCACTGAAGAGGTCTTCCCCACTGCAGGAGCTGG CACAGATTTGCGTTCCAATTATCTTCTTAATACTACAATTGCTGGTGTGGAAGAGGCAGATGTTGTACTTCTGGTTGGTACAAATCCACGTTTTGAGGCACCACTGTTTAATGCTAGAATTCGAAAGAG cTGGCTGCATAATGACTTAAAAGTGGCCCTTATAGGCAGTCCAGTGGACCTCACTTACAGATATGACCACCTGGGAGACTCCCCCAAAATTCTTCAAGACATTGCTTCGGGAAGTCATCCATTTAGCCAG gtccTAAAGGAAGCTAAAAAACCAATGGTGGTTTTAGGCAGTTCTGCACTCCAAAGAAATGATGGAGCAGCAATTCTTGCAGCTGTCTCTAGCATTGCACAAAAGATTCGGATGACTAGTGGTGTTACTGGCGATTGGAAAGTTATGAATATCCTTCATAG GATTGCAAGTCAAGTAGCTGCTTTGGACCTTGGCTATAAACCTGGGGTGGAAGCAATTCGGAAGAACCCTCCCAAGGTGCTGTTTCTCCTGGGAGCAGATGGAGGTTGTATCACACGACAGGATTTGCCAAAGGATTGTTTCATTATTTATCAAG GACATCATGGTGATGTTGGGGCTCCCATAGCTGATGTTATTCTCCCAGGAGCTGCTTACACAGAGAAGTCTGCTACATATGTCAACACTGAGGGTAGAGCTCAGCAGACTAAGGTAGCAGTGACACCTCCTGGCTTGGCAAGAGAAGACTGGAAAATTATAAGAGCACTCTCTGAG ATTGCTGGAATAACTCTTCCATATGATACTCTGGATCAAGTAAGGAACAGATTGGAAGAAGTCTCTCCTAATCTTGTTCGATATGATGATATTGAAGGGGCTAATTACTTCCAGCAAGCAAATGAGCTCTCAAAG CTAGTGAACCAGCAGCTTCTTGCTGACCCACTTGTTCCACCTCAGCTAACTATAAAAGACTTCTACATGACAG
- the EEF1B2 gene encoding elongation factor 1-beta, protein MGFGDLKSPAGLQVLNDYLADKSYIEGYVPSQADVAVFEAVSGPPPADLCHALRWYNHIKSYEKEKASLPGVKKALGKYGPADVEDTTGSGATDSKDDDDIDLFGSDDEEESEEAKRLREERLAQYESKKAKKPALVAKSSILLDVKPWDDETDMAKLEECVRSIQADGLVWGSSKLVPVGYGIKKLQIQCVVEDDKVGTDMLEEQITAFEDYVQSMDVAAFNKI, encoded by the exons ATGGGTTTCGGAGACCTGAAAAGCCCCGCCGGACTCCAGGTGCTCAACGATTACCTGGCGGACAAGAGCTACATCGAGGG gtatgtgccatcacaaGCAGATGTGGCAGTATTTGAAGCCGTGTCCGGGCCACCGCCTGCTGACTTGTGTCATGCCCTACGTTGGTATAATCACATCAAGTCCTACGAAAAGGAAAAGGCCAG cCTGCCAGGAGTGAAGAAAGCTTTGGGCAAGTATGGTCCTGCTGATGTGGAAGACACTACAGGAAGTGGAGCTACAGATAgtaaagatgatgatgatattgaTCTCTTTGGATCTGATGATGAGGAG gaaAGTGAAGAAGCAAAGAGGCTAAGAGAAGAACGTCTTGCACAATATGAATCAAAGAAAGCCAAAA aaccTGCACTTGTTGCCAAGTCTTCCATCTTACTAGATGTGAAACCTTGGGATGATGAGACAGATATGGCAAAATTAGAGGAGTGCGTCAGAAGCATTCAAGCAGACGGCTTAGTCTGGGGCTCAT CTAAACTAGTTCCAGTGGGATACGGAATTAAGAAACTTCAAATACAGTGTGTGGTTGAAGATGATAAAGTTGGAACAGATATGCTGGAGGAGCAGATCACTGCTTTTGAGGACTATGTGCAGTCCATGGATGTGGCTGCTTTCAACAAGATCTAA